A part of Centropristis striata isolate RG_2023a ecotype Rhode Island unplaced genomic scaffold, C.striata_1.0 Scaffold_25, whole genome shotgun sequence genomic DNA contains:
- the tmem185 gene encoding transmembrane protein 185-like, whose translation MNLRGLFQDFNPSKFLIYSCLLLFSVLLSLRLDGVIQWSYWAVFTPIWLWKLLVIIGASVGTGVWAHNPQYRAEGETCVEFKAMLIAVGLHVLLLMFEVLVCDRVARGTYFWLLVFMPLFFVSPVSVAACVWGFRHDRSLELEVLCSVNILQFIFIALRLDRIINWPWLVVCVPLWILMSFLCLVVLYYIIWSVLFLRSIDIIAEQRRTHITMAISWMTIVVPLLTFEILLVHKLDGHNSLSFVCVFVPLWLSLLTLMATTFGQKGGNHWWFGIRKDFCHFLLELLPFLREYGNVSYDLQRSEDPEAAEDLPVPEPPPKIAPMFHKKTGVVITQSPGKYFVPPPKLCIDMPD comes from the exons ATGAATCTGAGAGGACTCTTCCAGGACTTCAACCCCAG TAAGTTCCTGATCTACTCGTGCCTGCTGCTCTTCTCCGTGCTGCTGTCACTGAGGCTGGATGGAGTCATCCAGTGGAGCTACTGGGCCGTCTTCACCCCCATCTGGCTCTGGAAGCTGCTGGTCATCATCGGGGCGTCGGTGGGAACCGGAGTCTGGGCCCACAACCCCCAGTACAg GGCTGAAGGGGAGACCTGTGTGGAGTTCAAGGCCATGCTGATCGCCGTGGGGCTCCACGTTCTCCTGCTGATGTTCGAGGTGTTGGTGTGCGACCGCGTGGCCAGAGGAACCTACTTCTGGCTGCTGGTCTTCATGCCGCTGTTCTTCGTGTCTCCCGTCTCCGTGGCGGCCTGCGTCTGGGGCTTCAGACACGACCGCTCCCTCGAG ctgGAGGTGTTGTGTTCAGTTAACATTCTCCAGTTCATCTTCATCGCTCTGAGGCTCGACAGGATCATCAACTGGCCCTGGCTG gtGGTGTGTGTCCCTCTGTGGATCCTCATGTCCTTCCTGTGCCTCGTGGTCCTCTACTACATCATCTGGTCCGTCCTCTTCCTCCGCTCCATCGACATCATCGCTGAGCAGCGCCGCACCCACATCACCATGGCGATCAGCTGGATGACCATCGTCGTGCCTCTGCTCACCTTTGAG ATCCTGCTGGTGCACAAGCTGGACGGCCACAACAGCCTGAGCTTCGTCTGCGTGTTCGTCCCTCTGTGGCTCTCTCTGCTCACGCTCATGGCCACCACCTTCGGACAGAAGGGAGGGAACCACT GGTGGTTCGGCATCCGTAAGGACTTCTGCCACTTCCTGTTGGAGCTCCTCCCCTTCCTGCGAGAGTACGGCAACGTGTCCTACGACCTCCAGCGCAGCGAGGACCCCGAGGCAGCCGAGGACCTGCCCGTCCCCGAGCCGCCGCCAAAGATCGCCCCCATGTTCCACAAGAAGACCGGCGTGGTGATCACGCAGAGCCCCGGGAAGTACTTCGTCCCGCCCCCGAAACTCTGCATCGACATGCCGGACTAA